Proteins from a single region of Ziziphus jujuba cultivar Dongzao chromosome 1, ASM3175591v1:
- the LOC107409929 gene encoding uncharacterized protein LOC107409929 encodes MTTKTARPDRRGFVISCFFFICLLCGLASINEVRFDSLLNLGRCALPNLPYSQFHNSSGISLSDNDLHNSSDIRILIGILTLPDHYHKRHFLRMIYGTQSPIGGKVDVKFVFCNLTKEDQKVLVALEIMRYNDIIILDCKENMNQGKTYTYFSSLPYMLKDEDGSVPYPPYHYVMKGDDDVYFRLQNLVDSLRPLPRDDLYYGYVIPCPSMDPFVHYMSGMGYLISWDIVEWIGESEIPKKGLSGPEDKVFGEWLREGHRGKNRYNAKWSMYNYPEPHTGCTHELWPDTIAVHLLKNQEKWIRTLKYFNVTDNLKPSKLYHIP; translated from the coding sequence ATGACGACGAAGACCGCGAGGCCGGACCGGCGAGGCTTCGTGATCTCATGCTTCTTCTTCATCTGCTTGCTATGCGGCTTAGCTTCCATCAACGAAGTCCGGTTCGATAGTCTTCTCAACTTGGGTCGCTGTGCTCTGCCTAACTTACCTTATTCTCAATTCCACAACTCATCTGGTATTTCTCTCTCTGATAATGACCTTCATAACTCGTCGGATATCCGAATACTCATAGGGATTCTAACCCTCCCGGACCACTACCACAAACGCCATTTCCTCCGCATGATCTACGGAACTCAGTCTCCTATCGGCGGCAAAGTGGACGTGAAGTTCGTGTTCTGCAACCTCACGAAAGAAGATCAGAAAGTTCTTGTGGCTTTGGAGATCATGAGGTACAACGACATCATCATCCTCGACTGCAAAGAGAACATGAACCAAGGCAAGACTTACACCTACTTCTCAAGTTTGCCATATATGCTCAAAGACGAAGATGGTAGCGTACCATATCCGCCCTACCATTACGTTATGAAAGGTGATGATGATGTGTATTTCAGGCTTCAAAACTTGGTTGATTCTCTGAGGCCGTTGCCGAGAGATGATTTGTATTATGGTTACGTTATACCTTGTCCGAGTATGGATCCCTTTGTTCATTACATGTCCGGGATGGGGTATTTGATATCTTGGGATATAGTGGAGTGGATCGGAGAGTCTGAGATTCCCAAGAAAGGTTTGAGTGGACCGGAGGACAAAGTGTTTGGTGAATGGCTGAGAGAAGGGCATAGAGGTAAGAACAGGTACAATGCGAAATGGTCGATGTATAATTATCCTGAGCCGCATACTGGTTGTACTCATGAGCTTTGGCCCGATACCATTGCTGTCcatttgttgaagaatcagGAGAAGTGGATTCGGACCTTGAAGTATTTCAATGTTACCGATAATCTTAAGCCTTCTAAATTGTATCATATACCTTAG
- the LOC107413992 gene encoding 4-coumarate--CoA ligase CCL1 produces the protein MEPKQEHQEFIFRSKLPDIYIPNHLPLHTYCFEKISQFKDRTCLIDGSTGQTYSYGDVELTSRKVASGLDKLGIKQGDVIMLWLQNCPQFVFAFFGASYIGAMSTTANPFYTPAEVAKQAAASKAKLIITQAAYVDKVKDFAKQNGIKIMCIDSPPAEAEEIGLLHFSELVQADENDIPAVKINPDDVVALPYSSGTTGLPKGVMLTHRSQVTSVGQQVDGENPNLYFREDDVILCVLPLFHIYSLNSVLLCALRAGSSILIMHKFETHKLLELTDKYMVTIAPFVPPIVLAIVKSPEVDRYDLSSIRMVLSGAAPMGKELEDALRAKLPNAKLGQGYGMTEAGPVLSMCLAFAKEPFEIKSGACGTVVRNAEMKIVDPDTGASLPRNQAGEICIRGSQIMKGYLNDPEATENTIDKEGWLHTGDIGYIDNDDELFIVDRLKELIKYKGFQVAPAELEAMLIAHPNISDAAVVPMKDEAAGEIPVAFVVRSNGSKITEDEIKQYISKQVVYYKRIGRVFFTDKIPKAPSGKILRKDLRARLAEGKYN, from the exons atggAGCCAAAGCAAGAACATCAAGAATTCATTTTCCGTTCGAAACTCCCGGACATTTACATCCCAAACCACCTCCCTTTACACACTTATTGCTTCGAAAAGATTTCTCAGTTCAAAGACCGTACATGTTTGATCGACGGAAGCACGGGACAAACGTATTCCTACGGCGACGTCGAGCTCACTTCCCGTAAAGTCGCGTCGGGTCTCGACAAGTTGGGAATTAAACAAGGCGACGTTATCATGCTCTGGCTCCAAAACTGTCCTCAATTCGTCTTCGCATTCTTCGGCGCGTCGTATATCGGCGCCATGAGCACCACCGCGAATCCCTTTTATACTCCGGCGGAGGTGGCGAAGCAAGCGGCTGCCTCCAAAGCCAAGCTGATCATAACACAAGCCGCTTACGTCGACAAAGTCAAGGACTTCGCCAAACAAAACGGCATCAAGATCATGTGTATCGATTCACCGCCGGCGGAGGCGGAGGAAATTGGCCTTCTGCATTTCTCGGAGCTTGTTCAGGCCGACGAGAATGACATCCCGGCGGTGAAAATCAATCCGGACGACGTCGTTGCGCTGCCGTATTCTTCTGGTACGACGGGACTTCCAAAAGGCGTCATGCTGACGCACAGAAGTCAAGTGACGAGCGTGGGTCAGCAAGTGGATGGAGAAAATCCCAACCTTTACTTCCGCGAAGACGATGTGATCCTTTGTGTTCTTCCTCTTTTCCACATCTACTCTCTCAACTCGGTCTTGCTTTGCGCACTCCGAGCTGGTTCTTCCATCCTGATCATGCACAAGTTTGAGACCCACAAGTTGCTTGAACTGACCGATAAGTACATGGTCACGATCGCGCCGTTCGTTCCTCCGATCGTCTTGGCCATCGTGAAAAGCCCGGAAGTCGATCGGTACGACTTGTCGTCGATCAGGATGGTGCTGTCCGGGGCGGCGCCCATGGGGAAGGAACTGGAGGATGCTCTCAGAGCCAAGCTTCCTAATGCCAAACTCGGAcag GGCTATGGAATGACGGAGGCTGGGCCAGTGCTGTCAATGTGTTTGGCATTTGCTAAAGAACCATTCGAGATCAAATCAGGTGCATGTGGGACCGTCGTAAGAAACGCCGAGATGAAGATCGTTGATCCTGATACTGGCGCTTCCCTTCCGCGAAATCAAGCCGGAGAGATTTGTATTAGAGGAAGCCAAATCATGAAAG gTTACCTGAACGATCCAGAGGCAACAGAGAATACAATAGACAAAGAAGGATGGCTGCATACAGGGGATATAGGTTACATCGACAATGATGATGAGCTTTTCATTGTTGATCGATTAAAAGAGTTGATCAAATACAAAGGCTTTCAAGTGGCCCCTGCTGAGCTCGAAGCAATGCTGATTGCCCATCCAAACATCTCTGATGCTGCTGTTGTACC tatGAAAGATGAGGCCGCGGGAGAGATTCCTGTTGCATTTGTAGTAAGATCAAACGGTTCCAAGATCACCGAAGATGAAATCAAACAATACATCTCAAAGCAG GTGGTGTATTATAAACGAATTGGTCGGGTTTTCTTCACAGATAAAATTCCTAAAGCCCCTTCAGGAAAAATATTGAGGAAAGATTTGAGAGCAAGACTTGCTGAAGGTAAATACAACTAG
- the LOC107406439 gene encoding uncharacterized protein LOC107406439, which yields MASDNSSSLLSRLRRAVAKVKVLLNYNIYRWHVASMMGRSSLRSKRLSFNDRPGLRAASSDFEDDSAADSHQDSGSSSGSLQRTMSYPSDQDYDIDQRAEMFINNFRRQLQIERQVSLELRYCRGNSFEGKSP from the coding sequence ATGGCTTCTGACAACTCGTCCAGCTTGCTAAGCCGCCTAAGAAGAGCAGTGGCAAAGGTAAAGGTTCTGTTAAATTATAACATTTATAGGTGGCACGTTGCTTCGATGATGGGAAGGAGTTCTTTGAGAAGTAAAAGGTTGAGCTTCAACGATCGACCGGGATTGAGAGCTGCTAGCTCCGATTTCGAAGACGACTCAgcggcggattctcatcaggaTTCAGGGTCTAGTAGTGGATCGCTTCAGAGAACCATGAGCTATCCGTCTGATCAAGACTATGATATTGATCAGAGAGCTGAAATGTTTATCAATAATTTCCGCCGCCAGCTTCAGATTGAGAGACAGGTTTCATTGGAGCTTCGCTACTGTAGAGGAAATAGCTTCGAGGGCAAGTCTCCCTAG
- the LOC107408610 gene encoding peptidyl-prolyl cis-trans isomerase FKBP17-1, chloroplastic: MLQCIASVRWIHVPPHLTVRLVPPKSQSNIILALAPPTPSSSYSASSSSSSSTTTRRALSVSLTSAACCCTLILSLPPPSFSSKSAISDFFELPNSGGVKALDLHVGSGQVPSDGDKVAVHYHGRLAAKQGWRFDSTYDHKDENGEPIPFVFVVGSGKVISGIEAAVKSMKLGGIRRVIIPPSQGYQSTTQEPIPPNFFDRQRLFTTIFNPTRLANGESSTLGTLIFDIELISVRHE; encoded by the exons ATGCTCCAGTGTATTGCGTCGGTACGATGGATTCATGTTCCTCCTCATCTCACCGTTCGTTTGGTTCCACCTAAATCCCAATCTAACATCATCCTCGCACTCGCACCACCAACCCCTTCGTCCTCTTATTCGGCATCGTCATCGTCATCGTCATCCACAACAACAAGAAGAGCTTTGTCTGTTTCCTTAACCTCTGCCGCATGTTGTTGTACATTAATCTTGTCACTTCCTcctccttctttttcttctaagtCTGCCATATCCGATTTCTTCGAGCTTCCAAATTCAGGCGGCGTTAAGGCTTTGGACCTTCACGTAGGTTCTGGACAAGTTCCCTCAGATGGCGACAAG GTGGCAGTTCATTACCATGGGAGGTTGGCAGCAAAACAAGGATGGCGTTTCGATTCAACTTATGATCACAAAGATGAAAATGGGGAACCCATTCCCTTCGTGTTCGTCGTTGGGTCTGGGAAA GTAATTTCTGGGATTGAAGCAGCTGTGAAATCAATGAAATTAGGTGGTATTCGTAGAGTCATTATTCCACCATCACAAGGATATCAGAGCACTACACAGGAACCCATACCTCCTAAC tTTTTCGACAGGCAGAGACTGTTTACAACCATTTTCAATCCAACTCGTCTTGCCAATGGAGAAAGTTCAACTTTGGGGACTCTCATATTCGATATTGAGTTGATTAGTGTAAGGCATGAATGA